Proteins encoded in a region of the Sulfurimonas marina genome:
- a CDS encoding putative porin codes for MKKVVLSSLAALAIGSVAANATPNPELVSKSVSEATGIEHDILERIHFKGDLRLRYESKETYYNDGTESLKYLNRYRIRLISAVDLTDKLTFEAGMRSGYANPTSGNQTFETDKALSDYMWQSLRFNILDVTYKDGDHTAKIGRHPYMIYRPIKSQLIWDNDLSFNGISYNYENDARIINLGANQPTYAERVNARDNVNLFFAQYVEKMKVNDNAKLNLGAALYYYDGLKGNTAMYYPEKGGKPMGNTFVTDGSGADVYENDFHIVEGFGELKFKDVFGKPLALAAGVAYNVAASNKNFGYDLAFQVGKAKNIHDWQVKYSYTDIQADAVLGDHSDSDNFGGGSAAKGHAIRAKYKFGKNTYLAGTFFYNYLFSGKTPGKLGADYERVQLDAIIKF; via the coding sequence ATGAAAAAAGTTGTTTTATCAAGCTTAGCTGCTTTAGCAATAGGTTCAGTTGCTGCAAATGCAACTCCAAATCCAGAGCTCGTATCAAAAAGTGTTTCTGAGGCTACAGGGATTGAACATGATATTCTTGAAAGAATTCATTTCAAAGGTGATTTAAGATTAAGATATGAAAGTAAAGAAACTTACTATAACGATGGAACAGAAAGTCTAAAATATCTTAATAGATATAGAATCAGATTAATATCAGCTGTTGATTTAACTGACAAACTTACATTTGAAGCTGGTATGAGAAGTGGATATGCAAATCCAACGTCTGGTAACCAAACATTTGAAACTGATAAAGCTTTAAGTGATTACATGTGGCAATCACTAAGATTTAATATCTTGGATGTAACATATAAAGATGGTGATCATACGGCAAAAATTGGAAGACACCCATATATGATCTATAGACCAATTAAATCACAGCTTATTTGGGATAATGATTTATCATTCAATGGTATAAGTTATAACTATGAGAATGATGCTCGTATCATTAACCTAGGTGCTAACCAACCAACGTATGCTGAAAGAGTGAATGCAAGAGATAATGTTAATCTATTCTTTGCACAATATGTAGAGAAAATGAAGGTAAACGATAATGCTAAATTAAATTTAGGTGCAGCTCTTTATTACTACGATGGTTTAAAAGGTAATACTGCTATGTATTATCCAGAAAAAGGTGGTAAACCAATGGGTAATACATTTGTAACAGATGGCTCTGGAGCTGATGTATATGAAAATGATTTCCATATTGTAGAAGGATTTGGAGAGCTTAAATTTAAAGATGTATTTGGTAAACCATTAGCTCTTGCTGCTGGAGTGGCATATAATGTTGCAGCTAGTAATAAAAATTTTGGGTATGATTTAGCTTTTCAAGTAGGTAAAGCAAAAAATATTCATGATTGGCAAGTGAAGTATTCTTATACTGATATTCAAGCAGATGCGGTACTTGGTGATCATAGTGACTCTGATAATTTCGGTGGTGGTTCTGCTGCTAAAGGACATGCAATTAGAGCAAAATATAAATTTGGTAAAAACACATACCTTGCTGGAACATTCTTTTACAATTACCTTTTTTCAGGTAAAACTCCTGGCAAACTAGGTGCAGATTATGAGCGTGTACAGTTAGACGCTATCATCAAATTCTAA
- a CDS encoding ExbD/TolR family protein produces the protein MRFRQKQQNVDTVDVSPLIDMVFILLIFFMVTTTFVKDMKLDLNRPSAASASLASTKVIRVYIDNSGEVFIDNQPIKVWAIQSKLRDLLRTSTEKSVLVITDSDIPVKSLIDVVDECRMSGAKDVAVSTTKEMGQ, from the coding sequence ATGAGATTTAGACAAAAACAACAAAATGTAGATACTGTTGACGTTTCTCCATTGATCGATATGGTTTTTATATTGTTAATATTTTTTATGGTTACAACAACATTCGTAAAAGATATGAAACTTGATTTAAACCGTCCTTCAGCGGCTTCTGCAAGTTTAGCTTCAACAAAAGTTATTCGTGTATATATCGATAACTCAGGAGAAGTATTTATTGACAATCAGCCAATCAAAGTATGGGCTATCCAAAGCAAACTAAGAGATCTTCTGAGAACTTCAACAGAAAAATCTGTACTTGTAATTACTGATTCAGATATCCCTGTAAAAAGCTTAATAGATGTGGTTGATGAGTGTCGTATGAGTGGCGCTAAAGATGTAGCTGTATCTACGACTAAAGAGATGGGACAATAA
- a CDS encoding energy transducer TonB, protein MSKKFYSTKGNSASAFFFMLLGGALMIVLVVSFNKSVKEKEPVVKKEFRQIHAAKTQKQVTKPKPKPKPKPKKAQPKAPLPNMNSLLGGVSMDIPEFVNQESFADATELLKDINDDAIMNENTVDVKPKVVSRPPLEYPREALQNGIKGYVIVNILVGKDGSVEIAKILDSKPSGVFDSAALNAVNGWRFSPAKYKLKPVKIWVKQKISFK, encoded by the coding sequence ATGTCAAAAAAGTTCTATTCAACGAAAGGTAACTCTGCATCTGCATTCTTTTTTATGCTCCTTGGGGGAGCACTAATGATCGTATTAGTTGTTTCATTCAACAAGAGTGTAAAAGAGAAAGAACCGGTAGTAAAAAAAGAGTTTAGACAGATCCATGCTGCAAAAACACAAAAGCAGGTGACAAAACCTAAGCCAAAACCGAAACCGAAACCGAAAAAGGCTCAGCCTAAAGCTCCACTACCAAATATGAACTCGCTGCTTGGCGGAGTTTCTATGGATATACCGGAGTTCGTAAACCAAGAGAGTTTTGCAGATGCAACAGAGTTACTCAAAGATATCAATGATGATGCAATCATGAATGAAAACACTGTTGATGTAAAACCGAAAGTTGTTTCACGTCCGCCGCTGGAGTATCCTCGTGAGGCTTTACAAAACGGTATCAAAGGGTATGTTATTGTCAATATCCTTGTAGGAAAAGACGGTTCTGTAGAGATTGCCAAGATTCTTGATTCTAAACCTTCAGGTGTCTTTGATTCTGCTGCTTTAAATGCGGTAAACGGATGGCGCTTTAGTCCGGCAAAATACAAACTCAAACCTGTAAAAATATGGGTTAAACAAAAAATTAGTTTTAAATAG
- a CDS encoding MotA/TolQ/ExbB proton channel family protein codes for MLQELILYWNQFIHFMNAGGVIMWVLFFLNLALWYGLGFRYLTLKRGTKGNIRRLIQKHLDRGDKKVYVGILDYAVADALNAAEQAKQIGTTKPREFIYDALFPYSVMISQYSTLVKTIVVLAPLVGLLGTVVGMIETFDALQSSSMFSQGDSIAGGISKALFTTELGLVVAVPGLLLGKVLDKKEEKYILEFEQIADIISTKDKE; via the coding sequence ATGTTACAGGAACTTATACTCTATTGGAATCAGTTTATCCACTTTATGAATGCCGGTGGAGTGATCATGTGGGTTTTGTTTTTTCTAAACTTAGCCCTATGGTATGGATTAGGATTTAGATATTTAACACTTAAACGTGGTACTAAAGGGAATATCAGAAGACTTATCCAAAAACACCTTGATAGAGGTGATAAAAAAGTATATGTCGGTATCTTGGACTATGCCGTTGCAGATGCATTAAACGCTGCAGAACAAGCAAAACAAATAGGAACAACAAAGCCAAGAGAATTCATATACGATGCACTTTTTCCATATAGTGTAATGATATCACAGTACTCAACTTTAGTGAAAACTATCGTTGTTTTAGCACCGCTTGTCGGACTGCTTGGAACTGTTGTAGGGATGATAGAGACTTTTGATGCCCTACAATCAAGTTCAATGTTTTCTCAAGGGGACAGTATCGCTGGCGGTATTTCAAAAGCTCTTTTTACAACTGAGCTTGGACTTGTTGTCGCTGTACCTGGATTATTACTAGGGAAAGTTCTTGATAAAAAAGAGGAAAAATATATCTTGGAGTTTGAACAAATAGCAGACATTATAAGTACAAAGGATAAAGAATGA
- the pstS gene encoding phosphate ABC transporter substrate-binding protein PstS: MTKIAKIALATTLLAGSLSASEIIKGSGASFPYSVYQKWLKAYNKDTGIKVDYIKKGSSKGIKDAKERAVDFAGTDKPLSPKVLKQNRLYQFPGVVGAITMGYNLPGVKNLQLSRSAIVAIASGKVAYWDDQVIASANKGVKLPHKKVTFVHRADGSGTTYNFTYYLSKVSKEWRRNFGAKKSLNWPGEQHIGGKTNSGVAALLKQTPFSVGYIDYADAKNNGITMATVENKAGNYIKPELKYFQIAAAKADLNPAKDFYAVIADPSGAESYPMVAATFILVPAEKPEMNKKVTAFYNWSYENGQEIAKSLGFVPLPATLTEKINTYWAKKGIK, from the coding sequence ATGACTAAAATAGCTAAAATTGCTCTTGCAACAACACTTCTGGCAGGTTCTTTAAGTGCTAGTGAAATCATTAAAGGAAGCGGTGCATCTTTTCCGTACAGTGTATACCAAAAATGGTTAAAAGCATATAATAAGGATACTGGTATTAAAGTAGACTATATTAAAAAGGGTTCATCTAAAGGGATCAAAGATGCAAAAGAACGTGCAGTTGATTTTGCCGGAACAGATAAGCCTCTTTCTCCAAAAGTTTTAAAGCAAAACAGACTTTATCAGTTCCCTGGTGTGGTTGGTGCAATCACTATGGGTTACAATCTTCCTGGAGTTAAAAACCTACAACTTAGCCGTAGTGCAATCGTAGCAATTGCTAGCGGTAAAGTTGCGTACTGGGATGATCAAGTGATCGCATCTGCAAATAAAGGTGTTAAATTACCACATAAAAAAGTAACTTTCGTACACCGTGCAGACGGTAGTGGTACTACATATAACTTTACATACTACCTTTCAAAAGTTTCTAAAGAGTGGAGAAGAAACTTTGGAGCTAAAAAGTCACTTAACTGGCCTGGTGAGCAACACATCGGTGGTAAAACAAACTCAGGTGTAGCTGCACTTCTAAAACAAACTCCATTCTCAGTTGGATACATCGACTATGCTGATGCTAAAAACAACGGTATTACAATGGCAACTGTAGAAAACAAAGCTGGGAACTACATCAAACCAGAACTTAAATATTTCCAAATTGCAGCTGCAAAAGCAGACCTAAACCCTGCAAAAGATTTCTATGCGGTGATCGCAGATCCTTCAGGTGCTGAGTCTTATCCGATGGTAGCGGCAACTTTCATCTTAGTTCCTGCAGAAAAGCCTGAGATGAACAAAAAAGTTACGGCATTTTATAACTGGTCATATGAAAATGGTCAAGAGATCGCAAAAAGCTTAGGTTTTGTTCCATTACCGGCAACATTAACAGAAAAAATCAATACTTACTGGGCAAAAAAAGGTATTAAATAA
- a CDS encoding response regulator transcription factor, which produces MKNKQILIVDDDQDILELLEYNLLNDGYDVIGMLNTKHVRDVLNEERIDLIIMDRGLPDIEGSFYVEMLRNKNINTPVIFLSGKNSQEDIKEGFIKGADDYVVKPFDIEELKLRINAVLKRQNPQTKENIENIEYKDIQLDLNIQKAIIDGVDVNLTKLETALLKLMILNRGKVLDRDFLLKNVWNDAESTNKKTVNVAIKRLKEKIDPLGEKNYIKTIRGIGYMIN; this is translated from the coding sequence TTGAAGAACAAACAGATACTTATTGTTGATGATGATCAAGATATTCTTGAACTCCTTGAGTACAACCTCTTAAATGACGGTTATGATGTTATCGGTATGTTAAATACAAAACATGTTCGAGATGTTTTAAACGAAGAAAGAATCGACTTGATTATAATGGATAGAGGACTTCCCGATATTGAAGGAAGTTTTTATGTCGAGATGTTACGTAATAAAAACATCAATACTCCTGTAATCTTCTTAAGCGGAAAAAACTCTCAAGAAGATATCAAAGAGGGATTTATCAAAGGTGCGGATGACTATGTAGTAAAACCTTTTGATATAGAAGAATTAAAACTTCGCATCAATGCCGTTCTTAAACGTCAAAATCCACAAACAAAAGAGAATATTGAAAATATAGAGTATAAAGATATACAACTTGATCTCAATATTCAAAAAGCAATTATAGACGGTGTAGATGTAAACCTTACAAAACTCGAAACTGCTCTACTGAAACTTATGATTCTCAATCGTGGGAAAGTATTAGACAGAGATTTTTTACTCAAAAATGTTTGGAACGATGCAGAGTCTACAAATAAAAAGACCGTTAATGTTGCGATTAAAAGATTAAAAGAGAAGATTGATCCTCTTGGAGAGAAAAACTACATAAAAACTATCCGCGGTATTGGATATATGATAAATTAA
- a CDS encoding carboxypeptidase-like regulatory domain-containing protein: MKKIILFFTLFVSTIFADSTGSASIFVFFNDTPLQNNEVLVDGVDHHLTDEDGVAEIILDTGKHKIEIFAKDGQGKSLGYVRRSITIKESRDTQVIATFTGEASLAQIDIDSPIGDSVELEKATIFGTLEGVITSSETSKPIPNVRVFLKGSSAEAKTDKDGKFSLQIPADRNVSVSMIHSEYSSLTLTDLVVKKDQTIHKAVSMTPASMELEEFIVLAPQVQGSIASILAEEKEAAAVTNIIGAEQISKQGDSDAAGAIKRVTGVTLVDGTDVYVRGLGGRYSNVEMNSLPLPSPDPQRRTVPLDIFPSAVIGSMKVQKSATADIPASFGGGYVDIRTKSKPKENYLKVTTEVRANSYTGKERTTYEGSATDWMGKDDGYRQIPAQILNDSKLVVGEGIPTFDSANQEIYQKAITNRLFSTFKDKLPYGGKLEVEGAYTAEIADQHNLSFFANYAYGQKHTSRDEEYFKYEYNQATDTLKDDPRQYGITYRSMDTFTNALIANIEYDYADAFSIKYTKLYSKISEKLTKVSDGIANSDDDWKIRYDLNWEERTLDADQINGHLNYKVFNSENKFTFGAEKAQAFLDQPSNYKYAYLKGNAFQIFDEPYLDRYSPNIFLNMTVDDKQTAYYLKNNTEFELFNEGEYLEVGVAQNSKTRESRYNKFQMQKLTSDFTDPLTADIDTIYDERIRNYDGTFRLDISFQPAYWYDAEVEEIAYYGKVMLKPLKNLEILIGARSVDYSQTVYSYTNDENIFTPIYRKAETFEYAQLLPSANIKYSFDKQNILNFAYSQTYIVPDLREFTEAQYFHPYDVATVEGNPDLVNTDITSYDLKFSHYFSDTENIGIGTFYKYLENPIEDVMLPSSSLPRYGYANADNAVLYGIEFDGRKSLDLISRSLKDFYLFGNFSYTKSDVTLTADQEQLYTNNHRELQGLSPTVLNVALGYDTKRRSATLSYNKMGDRIRKVGMVDATDKYPDYYEQPAAVLDFVWIENFGYGLSAKLKLKNLLNEETIWYQGDKSHVTNRFKVGRFYSFALSYKY, from the coding sequence ATGAAAAAAATAATTTTATTCTTTACCCTATTTGTATCAACAATATTTGCAGACTCAACAGGGAGTGCTTCAATATTTGTGTTTTTTAACGATACACCACTGCAAAATAACGAAGTTCTAGTGGATGGTGTGGATCACCACTTGACAGACGAAGACGGTGTTGCCGAGATCATTTTAGATACGGGCAAACACAAGATAGAGATCTTTGCTAAAGATGGACAAGGTAAGAGCCTTGGTTATGTTAGACGTTCAATCACTATTAAAGAATCAAGAGACACTCAAGTTATTGCAACTTTTACAGGGGAAGCATCTCTGGCACAAATCGATATCGATTCACCTATCGGAGACAGCGTAGAACTTGAAAAAGCTACAATATTCGGTACCCTTGAAGGTGTTATTACCTCTTCAGAGACATCAAAACCGATTCCAAACGTAAGAGTATTTCTTAAAGGAAGCAGTGCAGAAGCCAAAACTGATAAAGATGGAAAATTCAGCTTACAGATCCCGGCTGATCGCAATGTTAGTGTTTCAATGATCCACTCTGAATACTCATCTCTAACACTTACTGATCTTGTAGTAAAAAAAGATCAAACAATTCATAAAGCTGTCTCTATGACTCCGGCAAGTATGGAGTTAGAAGAGTTTATTGTACTTGCACCACAGGTACAAGGAAGTATTGCCAGCATCTTAGCTGAAGAGAAAGAAGCGGCTGCGGTTACAAACATTATCGGTGCAGAGCAAATCTCTAAACAAGGTGATAGTGATGCAGCGGGTGCTATTAAACGTGTAACGGGTGTTACTTTAGTTGATGGGACAGACGTTTATGTTAGAGGTCTTGGTGGACGTTATTCAAATGTTGAGATGAACTCACTTCCACTTCCTTCACCGGATCCGCAAAGAAGAACTGTACCTTTAGATATTTTCCCATCAGCCGTAATCGGTTCGATGAAAGTACAAAAAAGTGCTACGGCAGATATCCCTGCAAGTTTTGGTGGTGGGTATGTAGATATTCGTACAAAAAGTAAACCTAAAGAGAACTACCTTAAAGTTACTACAGAGGTAAGAGCAAACTCTTACACTGGTAAAGAGCGTACAACTTACGAAGGAAGTGCAACTGACTGGATGGGTAAAGATGATGGATATAGACAAATTCCGGCACAAATTCTAAACGACTCAAAACTTGTAGTTGGAGAAGGGATACCAACTTTTGATTCTGCAAATCAAGAGATATACCAAAAAGCTATTACAAACAGACTTTTTAGTACCTTTAAAGACAAACTTCCTTACGGTGGGAAACTTGAAGTTGAGGGTGCATACACGGCAGAGATTGCCGATCAGCACAACTTATCATTTTTTGCAAACTATGCGTATGGACAAAAACATACATCTAGAGATGAAGAGTACTTTAAATATGAGTACAACCAGGCTACAGATACACTAAAAGATGATCCGAGACAATATGGTATAACTTACCGTTCAATGGATACTTTTACAAATGCACTAATTGCAAATATAGAATACGACTATGCAGATGCATTTAGTATAAAATATACAAAACTCTATAGTAAGATCTCAGAAAAACTTACAAAGGTTTCTGATGGTATAGCAAACTCTGATGATGACTGGAAAATTAGATACGATTTAAACTGGGAAGAGAGAACTCTTGATGCCGATCAGATTAACGGTCATCTAAACTACAAAGTTTTCAACAGTGAGAACAAGTTTACTTTTGGAGCAGAAAAAGCACAAGCATTCCTTGACCAGCCTTCAAATTATAAATACGCATACCTTAAAGGGAATGCTTTCCAAATATTCGACGAGCCGTATCTTGACAGATATTCACCGAACATCTTTTTAAATATGACGGTTGACGATAAACAAACTGCATACTATCTAAAGAACAATACTGAGTTTGAACTCTTTAACGAAGGTGAATATCTTGAGGTGGGAGTTGCACAAAACTCTAAGACTCGTGAATCAAGATATAACAAATTCCAAATGCAGAAACTGACATCTGATTTTACAGATCCACTAACTGCTGATATCGATACAATATATGATGAGAGAATCAGAAACTATGACGGTACATTTAGACTAGATATCTCTTTCCAGCCGGCATACTGGTATGATGCAGAGGTTGAAGAGATCGCATATTACGGTAAAGTGATGCTAAAACCTCTTAAGAACCTTGAAATTCTAATCGGTGCAAGAAGTGTAGACTATTCACAAACTGTATACTCATATACAAATGATGAAAATATATTTACACCTATTTACAGAAAAGCTGAGACTTTTGAATATGCACAACTACTACCAAGTGCCAATATCAAATACTCTTTTGATAAGCAAAATATACTAAACTTTGCTTATTCACAAACATATATCGTGCCTGATTTAAGAGAGTTTACGGAAGCTCAATACTTCCACCCTTATGATGTAGCGACTGTAGAGGGGAATCCTGATCTTGTAAATACTGATATTACAAGTTACGATCTGAAATTCAGTCACTATTTTTCAGATACGGAAAACATCGGTATCGGGACATTTTACAAGTATCTTGAAAACCCAATTGAAGATGTAATGTTACCTTCATCTTCTTTACCTAGATACGGGTATGCAAATGCTGATAATGCAGTACTTTACGGTATTGAATTTGACGGGAGAAAAAGTTTAGATCTTATCTCTAGATCTTTAAAAGACTTTTATCTTTTTGGAAACTTTTCATACACGAAATCTGATGTTACTTTAACAGCAGATCAAGAGCAACTCTATACTAACAACCATAGAGAACTGCAAGGTTTATCGCCAACTGTACTCAATGTAGCACTTGGTTATGACACAAAACGTAGAAGTGCTACACTCTCTTACAATAAGATGGGTGATCGTATCAGAAAAGTAGGTATGGTTGATGCAACAGATAAGTACCCTGACTATTACGAACAGCCTGCAGCTGTTTTAGACTTTGTTTGGATAGAAAACTTCGGGTATGGTTTAAGTGCTAAACTCAAACTAAAAAATCTTCTTAATGAAGAAACTATCTGGTATCAAGGTGACAAATCACACGTAACTAACCGTTTTAAAGTTGGTAGATTTTACAGCTTTGCTCTGTCGTACAAGTATTAA
- a CDS encoding MotA/TolQ/ExbB proton channel family protein, producing MKFLPLLFLLLLNTLHADELLDAYKKEYAFLKAEKNELQKRLKSEQTSQQKELSKTKAKVNQLQNSLVSLSNNSDELNKQIEKSSQMLEDKKSNKEISSSVVLQAKSLLNEYNIAVDDSKDANVLAVMTKAFNDTAKLYNKLSSVEKTEGKFYLTDGTTTQGTIIKVGNVAAYGITNSVAGALAPAGNGEYKIWNENASEDAAAFNNNNKIRKNTKVFIYENLDKDVEYKKEKTLEETIEGGGTIGYIILALGVLGLLLIVVRVILLFNAGSNVKKITSIVVEKVETSDAQSALEAIKSFKGATARVIKATLRNINKERDHIEDIVTENILNESSNIDKFGSFVLVLAAVAPLLGLLGTVTGMIATFDIITEHGTGDPKLLSGGISEALVTTMLGLVVAIPLLLLGNLVSGWAQSIKDSMEHSALHIVNIFENKKAR from the coding sequence ATGAAATTTTTACCGTTACTATTTTTACTATTATTAAACACGCTACATGCTGATGAGTTACTTGATGCTTACAAAAAAGAGTATGCATTCTTAAAAGCAGAAAAAAATGAGTTACAAAAAAGACTTAAGAGTGAACAAACATCTCAGCAAAAAGAGCTTTCAAAGACAAAAGCAAAAGTGAATCAACTTCAAAACTCTCTTGTATCACTTTCAAACAATTCTGATGAGCTTAATAAACAGATAGAAAAATCTTCTCAAATGCTTGAAGATAAAAAATCAAACAAAGAGATCTCTTCAAGTGTAGTTTTACAAGCGAAATCTTTACTGAACGAATACAACATAGCTGTTGATGATTCTAAAGATGCAAATGTATTAGCTGTTATGACAAAAGCATTTAACGATACTGCTAAACTTTATAACAAACTCTCTTCTGTAGAAAAAACAGAGGGAAAATTTTACCTGACTGACGGGACAACTACACAAGGAACAATTATTAAAGTTGGTAATGTTGCAGCTTACGGTATTACAAACAGTGTAGCTGGTGCATTAGCTCCGGCAGGAAACGGTGAATACAAAATCTGGAATGAAAATGCAAGTGAAGATGCTGCAGCTTTCAACAACAACAACAAAATCAGAAAAAATACAAAAGTTTTTATCTATGAAAACCTTGACAAAGATGTAGAGTATAAAAAAGAGAAAACTTTAGAAGAGACTATCGAAGGTGGTGGAACAATCGGATACATCATTTTAGCTCTTGGTGTTTTAGGTCTATTACTTATCGTTGTAAGAGTTATCCTTCTTTTCAATGCAGGTTCAAACGTGAAAAAAATCACATCAATTGTAGTGGAAAAAGTTGAAACATCTGATGCTCAAAGTGCTTTAGAAGCTATTAAGAGCTTTAAAGGTGCAACTGCTCGTGTTATTAAAGCGACACTTAGAAACATCAATAAAGAGAGAGACCATATTGAAGATATCGTTACAGAGAATATTCTAAACGAAAGCAGCAATATAGACAAATTTGGTAGTTTTGTTTTAGTTCTTGCAGCTGTAGCTCCGTTACTTGGTTTACTTGGAACTGTTACAGGTATGATTGCGACTTTCGACATCATTACTGAACACGGTACTGGTGATCCTAAACTACTTTCAGGCGGTATCTCAGAAGCACTTGTTACAACAATGCTTGGTCTAGTAGTAGCAATCCCTTTACTTCTACTTGGAAACTTAGTAAGCGGTTGGGCACAAAGTATCAAAGATTCTATGGAACACAGTGCACTTCATATCGTAAACATTTTTGAGAATAAAAAAGCAAGATAA
- a CDS encoding tetratricopeptide repeat protein, producing MMRKKVYNIALVLLLSASSLAANTEDNVDHISLASLMIYDDKFKKAQEELDAVNKKAPTFDAAKFYTVSGVLASKQNLHKQAVTMFTQAIEATKVKTFKEPKSYTQKKYLFEISSDTGEQKKKSFDPQKIRKENISDLYMHLAKEYYQLKDYKNTIKSLDNAGEKGSNKPSLYTLRADCHWKLSEHDKAVESLNKGFKKFPKEYKLLKQKFYYFAELKLYQAAIDTAKEYMDKIGVSAKEYVATAQMLIGANEIDQAIRFLEEAKMKFPKNSEITILLGHMYLKKDYKHASAHLFDQSAYNDKKYLNDAVEINKRAGNTTHALYLNAQNPNKQAKLKQKIAIYLNSEEYRKIIGLKRALERYNMLKDENIRYTLAYAYYMVGDYFSSEEQLKYISDNELFLKATVIRKNIEKCTNNTLECL from the coding sequence ATGATGAGAAAAAAAGTTTATAACATAGCATTGGTTTTATTGTTGTCTGCATCATCTTTAGCTGCAAACACTGAAGACAATGTTGATCATATCTCTTTAGCATCACTAATGATCTATGACGATAAATTTAAAAAAGCACAAGAAGAGCTTGATGCCGTTAACAAAAAAGCACCGACATTTGATGCTGCAAAGTTCTACACTGTAAGCGGAGTACTTGCATCAAAACAGAATCTGCATAAACAGGCGGTAACAATGTTTACTCAAGCTATTGAAGCTACAAAAGTAAAAACATTTAAAGAGCCTAAAAGCTATACACAAAAAAAGTATCTTTTTGAGATCTCAAGCGATACTGGTGAGCAAAAGAAAAAAAGTTTTGATCCACAAAAGATTAGAAAAGAAAACATTTCTGATCTTTATATGCATCTTGCAAAAGAGTATTACCAGTTAAAAGATTATAAAAATACTATCAAATCACTTGATAATGCAGGTGAAAAGGGAAGTAATAAACCATCACTATACACTTTAAGAGCAGACTGTCATTGGAAACTGAGTGAGCATGACAAAGCTGTAGAAAGTTTAAATAAAGGGTTTAAAAAATTTCCAAAAGAGTACAAACTTTTAAAACAAAAATTCTACTATTTTGCCGAGCTTAAACTCTACCAAGCGGCTATAGATACTGCAAAAGAGTATATGGACAAGATCGGTGTATCAGCTAAAGAGTATGTAGCTACTGCACAGATGTTGATTGGAGCAAATGAGATAGATCAAGCTATACGTTTTCTAGAAGAAGCAAAAATGAAGTTTCCAAAGAACTCGGAGATCACTATATTACTTGGTCATATGTATCTGAAAAAAGATTACAAACATGCAAGTGCTCACCTTTTTGATCAAAGTGCATACAATGATAAAAAATATCTCAACGATGCCGTAGAGATCAATAAACGTGCGGGAAATACTACGCATGCTTTATATCTTAATGCACAAAATCCAAATAAACAAGCAAAACTAAAACAAAAAATAGCGATCTATCTGAACTCTGAAGAGTATAGAAAAATAATCGGTCTCAAACGTGCGTTAGAGAGATATAACATGCTCAAAGATGAGAACATAAGATATACGCTTGCTTATGCTTACTACATGGTAGGGGATTATTTTAGTTCTGAAGAGCAACTTAAATATATCTCTGATAATGAACTGTTTTTAAAAGCAACGGTTATCAGAAAAAACATAGAAAAATGTACAAACAATACGCTGGAGTGTCTCTAA